The bacterium genomic sequence CACAATCCCGGCGGCGCGGAGAACGGGATTGAACCGCTCCAGCACCCGCTCGGCATCCTGATTGACCTTGCCCCCGATCCTGACGAGCAAGGTCTCGCGATTGCATAATGCCTGGACTGCGGTGTAGCAGACGTCAGGCTGGTCCATGTGCTGGGCCAGCAGGGCCCACATTGCGGCCGCCCTGGGCTCGCGCTTCTCGGCGGTTTTGGGCGCCACCATGGCCGCGCACGCCGACAGGATCGCGATGGTCCGGTCGCAGCGGTCGCGGTTGTGCGAGAACGTTACCTTGCCATCCAGCAGGGCGGCCGGATCGGGCAGGTCGAGATTGGCCAGCCAGGATCGCAGCTCCACCATCGCGGTCATGCCCACGAAGGAGCCGACATAGCGATCAGTCTCTGCCTCGTCCAGGTGGTGGATCTCGGAAGCGGCGAGTGCCCTGGTGGCCATGGCCCAGGTCCGGCGGGACGGCCAAGGGAGCGAGGCCTGTGGGCTTCCGGCCGCGGGCTGGGCGTGGAGCAGGCCGGGCCGGGCCGCGATGAAGGCGCTGATGCAGCCTGCCGCCTTGGCATAGGCGTTGGGCCAGAGGGCCATCACCCGTTTCTGTTCCTCCTCGGGGTCGAGCGTGGCTTCCACCTCGCCGCCGTTTCCGGCTCCCAGGAGCCAGGAACCCCAGGCTTGCGCGTTCGGGGCCTGCCAGTCGGCCAGGGTGCCGAAGCGGTTAGCCAGAGGCATGGCCAGGTCATACCCACCCGCGGCTTCATCGACGCCGT encodes the following:
- a CDS encoding AAA family ATPase — translated: MSDTRILHAALFTPGPRHVWGMPIRLIGGPGTAKSDLVTQTCLAAGLPVEVVIASLRDPTDFLGLPVPGPDGQVTYATPDWAVAAAKAKNAVVFLDEISCTAPATQAALLRVVLDRVVGGFQLPSGVRIVAAQNGVDEAAGGYDLAMPLANRFGTLADWQAPNAQAWGSWLLGAGNGGEVEATLDPEEEQKRVMALWPNAYAKAAGCISAFIAARPGLLHAQPAAGSPQASLPWPSRRTWAMATRALAASEIHHLDEAETDRYVGSFVGMTAMVELRSWLANLDLPDPAALLDGKVTFSHNRDRCDRTIAILSACAAMVAPKTAEKREPRAAAMWALLAQHMDQPDVCYTAVQALCNRETLLVRIGGKVNQDAERVLERFNPVLRAAGIVGR